A DNA window from Oncorhynchus kisutch isolate 150728-3 unplaced genomic scaffold, Okis_V2 scaffold1360, whole genome shotgun sequence contains the following coding sequences:
- the LOC116366145 gene encoding LOW QUALITY PROTEIN: mothers against decapentaplegic homolog 6-like (The sequence of the model RefSeq protein was modified relative to this genomic sequence to represent the inferred CDS: deleted 1 base in 1 codon) has product CLFLSFSAPGTSVGSSSSCGRRSHWCSVAYWEQQTRVGRLYPAHEPSLSIFYDLPQGTGLCLGQLNAVANASSVQRTRSKIGYGIVLSQEPDGVWIYNRSQHPVFVHSPTLDLPSSVRGLTVRRVMPGYSLKVFDYDKSSWILQQGMEPPVGLEGPYDPHSVRISFAKGWGPCYSRQFVTSCPCWVEVLLNTHR; this is encoded by the exons tgtctctttctctccttctcagcCCCCGGTACCTCCGTGGGCTCCTCGTCCTCCTGTGGGCGGCGTTCCCACTGGTGCAGCGTAGCCTACTGGGAACAGCAGACGCGGGTCGGCCGCCTCTACCCGGCCCACGAGCCCTCGCTCAGCATCTTCTACGACCTACCTCAGGGCACGGGCCTCTGCCTGGGCCAACTCAACGCCGTTGCCAACGCTAGCA GTGTCCAGCGAACGCGCAGCAAAATCGGCTATGGGATTGTCCTGAGCCAAGAACCTGACGGAGTGTGGATCTACAACCGTAGCCAGCACCCAGTGTTTGTCCACTCGCCCACCCTGGACCTGCCCAGCTCAGTGAGGGGACTGACGGTT AGGAGGGTGATGCCTGGCTACTCACTCAAAGTGTTTGACTATGACAAGTCCAGTTGGATCCTGCAGCAGGGCATGGAGCCCCCTGTGGGGCTGGAGGGCCCCTATGACCCCCACAGTGTGAGGATCAGCTTCGCCAAGGGCTGGGGCCCCTGCTACTCCAGACAGTTCGTCACCTCCTGCCCCTGCTGGGTGGAGGTGTTGCTCAATACCCACAGATAG